A window from Pyrococcus kukulkanii encodes these proteins:
- a CDS encoding MATE family efflux transporter, producing MSEIRRRLWRLAWPAITGNISQTLLNLVDTMIVGHVSAIALGAVGLGGTVSWFMFPIMMAVSTGTLAVVARRVGEGNYEEASKVAEQSMYIAFILGIPVMLFGIFFGDDILRIMGAKGEVLEIAYAYLKVLFLFYPIRFVGFAFFSSLRGAGDTKTPMLLNILMNVINAILDYLLVFGKLGFPRMGPVGAAWASGIGITIAFLVGLYLFIAHKLVLKPVLELRIRWDIVEKILRIGTPTMLERGLFSFYNFLYMSIVTRFGKIALSAHQIGLRVESIAYMPAFGFSIATSALVGQSLGAKKPEQAERVVKEALVMTTTFMSVMALILTVFPRYLVVPFLSSSDPNYEVVKNLASIYLIIVGISEIPLGVTFVLSGALRGAGDTKSPLYVTAISKLLFRIIPSYLLGFGFEIPSFTIWKLTFPGFTFKGLGVIAAWVGMSLETFITAGLFWLVFRKGKWKHIKI from the coding sequence ATGAGCGAGATAAGAAGGAGACTATGGAGGCTAGCATGGCCCGCAATAACTGGGAATATCAGCCAAACCCTTCTCAACCTAGTTGATACAATGATAGTCGGCCACGTTAGTGCAATTGCTCTCGGTGCCGTTGGCCTGGGGGGAACGGTTAGTTGGTTTATGTTTCCAATAATGATGGCCGTATCCACAGGAACCCTAGCGGTAGTTGCGAGGAGGGTTGGAGAAGGAAATTATGAAGAGGCATCGAAGGTCGCGGAACAGAGCATGTACATAGCGTTCATCCTAGGAATTCCCGTAATGCTTTTTGGGATATTCTTCGGGGATGACATACTCAGGATAATGGGTGCCAAAGGAGAAGTCCTCGAAATAGCATATGCCTACCTTAAAGTGCTCTTTCTGTTTTATCCAATTAGATTCGTTGGCTTTGCATTCTTTTCCTCTCTGAGGGGGGCCGGGGATACGAAAACGCCAATGCTACTAAATATATTGATGAATGTCATAAACGCCATCCTTGATTATCTCCTGGTGTTTGGAAAGCTAGGCTTCCCCAGGATGGGCCCAGTGGGAGCCGCCTGGGCATCAGGAATAGGAATCACGATCGCATTTCTCGTTGGCCTGTATCTATTTATAGCTCATAAGCTCGTTTTAAAGCCTGTACTGGAGTTGAGGATAAGGTGGGACATAGTAGAGAAGATCCTCAGAATAGGAACACCGACAATGCTGGAAAGAGGCCTTTTTAGCTTTTATAACTTCCTATATATGAGCATAGTTACTAGGTTCGGAAAGATAGCCCTTTCAGCTCACCAAATAGGATTAAGAGTGGAGAGCATAGCGTACATGCCAGCTTTTGGTTTCAGCATAGCAACATCTGCCCTAGTAGGACAGAGCTTGGGTGCGAAAAAACCCGAACAGGCTGAGAGGGTTGTTAAAGAAGCATTGGTTATGACAACAACCTTCATGAGCGTCATGGCCCTTATACTCACTGTATTCCCAAGGTACCTTGTCGTGCCATTCCTTTCAAGCTCAGATCCAAATTATGAAGTCGTTAAGAATCTCGCTTCGATATACCTGATAATAGTTGGGATAAGCGAAATTCCACTCGGGGTAACGTTCGTTCTAAGCGGTGCCCTAAGGGGAGCAGGAGACACTAAAAGCCCCCTCTATGTCACTGCAATCAGCAAGTTACTCTTCAGGATAATTCCATCCTACCTGCTAGGATTTGGATTCGAGATTCCAAGCTTTACTATTTGGAAGTTAACTTTCCCTGGATTTACCTTCAAGGGGTTAGGTGTAATAGCGGCATGGGTAGGGATGAGCCTTGAGACGTTTATAACCGCAGGGCTCTTCTGGCTAGTGTTCAGAAAAGGCAAGTGGAAGCACATTAAGATTTAG
- a CDS encoding transcriptional regulator yields MELANVVEKILKSIGFETARLTFRGGCFDLVATRRLLLLFIKTLTNIDKFTEEQAEDLKKLAKLFRASPLLVGLKTKNIELEDGVVYERFGIYAITPGTLYSLFAEGEPPLIMAERGGFYVKIDGEKLRKLREEHGYTLAELATYVGVSRKSLQRYEKGEAVVSLEVALRLEEIFDEPLVKPVDILRAKLEDVSLGSKPESKLEKEVFEELHKLGMDVIKIKRAPFNAVGEEEDEEIKLLTGIDEKKTSATLKRAKLVSQITEFIESEGMFVLENARAEVISRIPVIPKRVLEDVRDVDELFEIIKELKSKS; encoded by the coding sequence ATGGAGCTAGCGAACGTTGTTGAGAAGATATTGAAGAGCATTGGATTTGAGACCGCGAGGCTCACATTTAGGGGAGGATGCTTTGATCTAGTTGCTACTAGGCGTCTTCTCCTGCTTTTCATAAAAACTCTCACCAATATTGATAAATTCACGGAGGAGCAGGCCGAGGATTTAAAAAAGCTTGCGAAGCTTTTCAGGGCGTCTCCTCTCTTGGTTGGCCTGAAGACGAAGAATATAGAGCTTGAAGATGGAGTTGTATACGAGAGGTTCGGCATCTATGCGATAACCCCAGGAACCCTCTACTCTCTGTTCGCGGAGGGAGAGCCCCCTCTTATAATGGCCGAGAGAGGAGGTTTTTACGTCAAGATTGATGGGGAAAAGTTGAGAAAGCTTAGGGAGGAGCATGGATATACCCTTGCGGAGCTCGCTACTTATGTTGGCGTCTCAAGGAAGAGCTTGCAGAGGTACGAAAAAGGTGAAGCTGTCGTAAGCCTTGAAGTGGCCCTTAGGCTGGAGGAGATTTTTGACGAGCCTTTGGTTAAGCCAGTAGATATCTTAAGGGCAAAGCTTGAGGATGTATCCTTAGGCTCGAAACCTGAGAGCAAGCTCGAGAAAGAAGTATTTGAGGAGCTACACAAGCTTGGAATGGATGTCATTAAGATCAAGAGAGCTCCATTTAATGCAGTGGGAGAGGAGGAAGATGAGGAGATAAAGTTGCTTACTGGCATAGATGAGAAGAAGACAAGTGCGACGCTGAAGAGAGCTAAGCTGGTGAGTCAGATAACCGAGTTCATAGAGAGCGAGGGCATGTTCGTTCTTGAGAATGCTCGGGCTGAAGTCATAAGCAGGATTCCTGTCATACCTAAGAGGGTGTTAGAAGATGTTAGGGATGTTGACGAGCTCTTCGAAATAATAAAGGAGCTGAAGTCTAAATCTTAA
- a CDS encoding SDR family oxidoreductase, which translates to MNVLITASSRGIGFNVARELLKRGHSIVISSSNIDNLKKAYEKLRDFGNVEYFKADLLVKEDLKRLVKNAWEALGSIDALIWNAPNVRCEPCMVHEARYMDWAEASLLHLASPGYLTTLLVQAWLEKKMKGVIIYLSSASVLEPMPPLLLADSARAGLIQLAKGISRSYGGRGIRAYTVLLGSFDTPGARENLAKLAEERGIDPEEFWRREVVERTPLKRTGRWEELGALIDFLLSENAEYMLGSTIVFDGAMTRAVNL; encoded by the coding sequence ATGAACGTCTTAATCACAGCATCATCAAGGGGAATAGGGTTTAACGTTGCAAGGGAGTTACTCAAAAGGGGACATTCCATCGTGATATCCTCCAGCAACATAGATAACCTGAAAAAAGCTTATGAAAAACTTAGAGATTTTGGAAATGTTGAATACTTTAAGGCGGACCTCCTCGTTAAAGAGGATCTGAAAAGACTCGTAAAAAATGCCTGGGAGGCCCTTGGGAGTATTGATGCCTTAATATGGAATGCCCCAAACGTTAGGTGCGAGCCCTGCATGGTTCATGAAGCTAGGTACATGGACTGGGCAGAAGCTTCCCTGCTTCATCTTGCCTCCCCAGGATATCTAACAACGCTTTTAGTTCAGGCATGGCTCGAGAAGAAAATGAAAGGGGTAATAATTTATCTAAGCTCGGCTTCAGTCTTAGAACCAATGCCGCCCCTCTTGCTGGCGGATTCTGCGAGAGCAGGACTGATACAGCTAGCCAAAGGAATATCAAGATCATATGGTGGGAGGGGGATAAGGGCGTACACGGTGTTGCTGGGAAGCTTTGACACCCCTGGGGCAAGGGAAAACTTAGCAAAACTTGCCGAAGAGAGGGGCATTGATCCAGAAGAATTCTGGAGAAGAGAGGTCGTTGAAAGAACACCCCTTAAGAGAACTGGAAGGTGGGAAGAGTTGGGTGCCCTAATTGACTTCCTTCTGAGCGAAAATGCCGAGTACATGCTCGGCTCAACGATAGTTTTTGACGGAGCAATGACGAGGGCGGTGAACCTGTGA
- the moaC gene encoding cyclic pyranopterin monophosphate synthase MoaC, with protein sequence MKGLTHVDEKGVKMVEIGHKDVVYRRAVAKGRIRLRPETVKLIREGKIEKGNVLAAAQIAGILAVKRTPELIPLCHPIPLTGVDITFEFGEDYIEVTCEVRAYYKTGVEMEALTGATVALLTIWDMVKAVEKDERGQYPYTRIEDVRVVEKVKSYSSQ encoded by the coding sequence ATGAAGGGGCTAACACACGTCGATGAAAAAGGTGTAAAGATGGTCGAGATAGGCCACAAGGATGTCGTCTATAGAAGGGCAGTAGCAAAGGGCAGGATAAGGTTGAGGCCTGAAACCGTAAAGCTAATCAGGGAAGGGAAAATAGAAAAGGGGAACGTCCTCGCCGCAGCCCAGATAGCTGGAATTTTAGCCGTAAAGAGGACTCCAGAGCTAATCCCCCTCTGCCATCCAATCCCCCTCACCGGGGTTGACATAACCTTCGAGTTCGGCGAAGATTACATTGAGGTAACATGCGAGGTTAGGGCTTACTACAAGACTGGCGTTGAGATGGAGGCTTTGACCGGTGCTACAGTGGCACTACTAACGATATGGGACATGGTGAAGGCTGTAGAGAAGGATGAGAGGGGCCAATACCCCTACACGAGGATTGAGGATGTAAGGGTTGTTGAAAAGGTCAAGTCTTACAGTAGCCAATGA
- a CDS encoding ATP-dependent nuclease — MYLSKLISVNEFRGIKRLAREIEFPKITVLIGRNNSGKTALLEALFILTSHDKRDFLKPRQSALSEFFPVGYSKLIYFYSGKAEILGIIKDKEVKVSIFEDNRIEPLSLDNPPETLYIDAQGILLSELGRYLREKENTIVKEGLHVKVAKTISKCVDEDYTELVLKQDGWYVRREDARYVRVEDLGSGAKKAIKIMLAAELLKPKLILWDDFEVGMHPSLIRKTLEWLTQGDWQAVISTHSIDVLYHLADLSEEIEVDGKVLLLRRENDVLLHKEITFDDLETLIDSNVDPRLLVAQLKL; from the coding sequence ATGTACCTTAGCAAGCTCATAAGCGTTAACGAATTCAGGGGAATAAAAAGGCTTGCGAGAGAAATAGAGTTTCCAAAGATAACCGTTCTCATAGGGAGGAATAACTCAGGAAAAACAGCCCTACTCGAGGCCCTCTTTATATTGACATCCCATGATAAAAGGGATTTTCTTAAGCCCCGTCAATCTGCACTTTCCGAATTTTTCCCTGTCGGATATTCCAAGTTGATTTACTTCTACAGTGGAAAAGCCGAAATTTTAGGAATCATCAAGGATAAGGAAGTAAAAGTTAGTATATTCGAAGATAACCGAATAGAGCCACTATCCTTAGATAACCCACCCGAAACCCTTTATATAGATGCCCAGGGAATCCTACTCTCAGAATTGGGAAGATACCTTAGGGAAAAAGAGAATACCATAGTCAAGGAAGGGCTTCATGTCAAAGTAGCCAAAACGATAAGCAAGTGTGTTGACGAGGATTATACCGAGCTAGTTCTAAAGCAGGACGGTTGGTACGTGAGAAGAGAAGACGCTCGCTACGTTAGGGTTGAAGACCTTGGAAGTGGAGCAAAGAAAGCAATAAAAATAATGCTTGCCGCAGAGTTGCTAAAACCCAAACTCATCCTATGGGATGATTTCGAAGTTGGTATGCATCCCTCCCTAATCAGAAAAACATTAGAATGGCTTACCCAAGGAGACTGGCAGGCCGTTATCTCAACTCATAGTATAGATGTTCTCTATCATCTCGCGGATCTCAGTGAGGAGATTGAAGTTGACGGAAAGGTGCTCCTCTTGAGAAGAGAAAACGACGTTCTGTTACACAAAGAGATAACATTCGATGACCTAGAGACTCTAATTGATTCGAATGTGGATCCGAGATTGCTTGTAGCTCAACTAAAACTCTGA